The stretch of DNA GTTCACAAAAATATTAAGACATAAAAAAAcactatataaattaaaattaaaaactcaaaagtaTGATCTAAGACTTCCTAGGATGCTTCTCTCATGCAGGTCATGGTTGAAAAATCAGGTTTTGCTATCTCAGAATCTAAACTGTAAaaccatttttattctttgaacaTTAACAGTACTAATCAGATAAGGAAAAAAGACCCTCTGTGCACACTGACATTATCTTGCACACGTTATAATACACCATTCCTGACATTTCTGTAACACACAGTGCTGAAAATCACATGCCTCTAACCATGTGGAAGAAGTAACTGTCTGACATACTTTTGCTTTCATTATTACTTTCTTACACATTCTGCTCAAGCAGTACTTTGCCAACATCCTAAATGGGTGACTGACAGGGCTGAAAACAGAGAAATGGACTTTGCAGGCTCCTTCTTTAACTAAAGGGGCAAATTTCAAATTTACATCGTTTGCATCTATTACTGCTCCAAATGTGGTAACCTACTCCTCCGTCCCCACTCACGTTAGTTAACAGTCCCTCCTCTCTACAGAATTAGTCCTAGAATTTTTCAACCTGaccctaaattttaaaaaatgctttgccATTGTAAGAAATGTGCAGGCCCTAGTCGTGGGACCATCCCAGGGACTTGCAGGTTTGAAACGAAATTGAATATAGTAAGAAATAAGGCTCCAATGAaatttattaataagaaaatggCACCTCTGGGATTGTTAGCAAAATTTTTAGCCAGACGTCCAGGGAATATTTATTTCAATCAGACCAAACTGTGGAATCAGAATTTTGCCAAAAAGATAAAATCTGGAGGCATGGCTATGAAAATGTCAATAGGATTAAATCACGGGTTTAATGTATAAGGCAGCTCCATTTCCTTGATCATAATGCTCCATGTCAAAATTTGAAAGTAATAACATTCAGTTACCCCATTTGTGAAGTCCCCCATTTGTGAAGTCACACACAAGGTGGACTGTGCTGAGGTATCCGGCTCACAGTGATTTGCCATCCGGTTTCCACCCCACAACATTAGAAAGGGAAAGATGCCggaaaagtgtttcaaataacTGAATCCAAAGTTAAGGCTGTTGCTAGCATGCATTAAATGAAGCAactctagatttgatctgaagttTGTGTTTCACGCTTGTAACAGTAATTGCAATCATCATTCTGTATTCAAATATTTACCTGATATTTCTAAACCCACAGGAcatttattaataaagaaattgtTTCGAGGAATTAACCCTACTATTTATAAAATAGGTTTTAGTTTCAGGACTAAACAATGTGTGTGACAACAAATCCACAAATATTAAAACTGGACCGGACTCCCTGGGTTACTTTCTTTAGGCTCTCAGTTACTTAAAGCCGTGTGTATCTCCTGGTCACAGCAGCCCCTCTTCCTAATCTCCATGCTGCTGGTGAGAACTTACAGGGCTGGTGTGGTCTCCAAGGGGCAATGGGTTGCCTACTTGACAAGAATATGATTAAGGTAAAAAAAATTAGTGCCACATATTCACCAAAGGTCATACTCCTGTATGTAGCACCCAGGGTGTTTTTGTGCCAAAGGGAAGTATCCTATCAGGTTTCCTAGCACTTTGACTGTAAAACAGTTGGTTCTGCACTTTTAATGTAGAGGCCTCAATTTCCACAGACCTTTTCACATATGGGTGTTTCAAGGTTTCTACTACAGTTTTTACTGCATCCCTCCAATGAATTCTAAGGGAACAAAAGAAAACCTTATAGAATATTTCCACATATCAATGTGTTGttcttgaaacattttatttttttctaaatataaacccttaaaatgcacattattttttaaaataaaaactggcaTGAATCCTAATCTTTATACAATTTCACAGCAATAATAGCAGCATGATTTTAGCCTCTTAAAAGATTTCCTCCTTTgctctaaataaaaattaatttcaagttCTAAAAAGCCAGAGCAGCAACCATCCAGTAATTGGAATGCAATTCTCCTAGTGTCTTCTACAGACCGAGCATTTAAAATACGTGAATGTATAAAACTTGAGTATTATTAAGAGTTATGGAATGAAATGACAATCTAAACTCGTTTTGTAAACATAGGACTGCCTTGCTAGTCTGATGTATTTTGGGGGGTGGAGGGAGCTGAGAACATAGAATGGAGTTGGGCTAGAGAGTTCCTACTCTAATAAGGAATGCAACTTTCAAAACTCGTGGGTGTTAAACATGTTTTACATGTCTCCAGAGTTATAAAGAGCTATACCTGAAATGCTGGTGTAGATGGTAATTACAAGAAGACTGTGACCACACAAGTATAGAGTAAGCAAACGACAGTAATGCCTTAGGACAGCAATAACTGCCCAGAACTCCACTGGTGAAACGGGGCTGTGAACTAAGCAGTTATTGCAGGAACTTGCAGTCTAATAATAGATAATGCGTAGCTACTTAAATTCCCAGGGACCTCGTACTCTGGTTTAGGAACAGAAACAAACATGgaaatttatattcataataaATTATGCGTGTCTATCCAGTCAAACcatgctgggcttttttttttttttttttttttaatgaaagaaagttGATAATTTAGGAAAACCAATGGTATGACATGTTTTACTAGAATTACAATTCACCAAATCTTATTGAGGGGTGGGGTAAGAAGAAAACCTGAAGGCAGGCAATGCATTAAAAGCATCAATAGAGATTTCTGGTGCTAATAAAGTTCACTGACAATAAGAACTTTACTTTCTTCCACCTAAAGAAGTTTCCTTAAGTACTAACTTTTAAAAGTCCATTCTGTCATGATATGAGCCTGTTCACTGAACCGTGAGGAACAAGgatgaaaaataagaatagaaagagTATGGTTCAGCCTGAGTCTAAGTGGTCTGGTGTTTTATGATGACTCTACCAAATGTTTAATTTAAAgtcttaatttcttatttttaattataatgttGCCAACTGTCTGACTGACCTTGAAGGATCAGGGATTTTTCCACGACTCTAACTGAACACAAGATCCTTCTCAGACGGGGAGAATGAAGTGACAACAGTGTGTCGATCTGCGCAAGTTGTGCAGCTACTGAAGGAGAAGCAGGAACACAACAGGGAATGCAGACGCCTACCAGGAAATCGATGTGAACTGCTCTCAATTATGCAGCAAATACTAAGAAGAAAGGACAATGCTGAATTCAAATTCAGTTAAAGGCAGTCCTCAGGCTCTTTCAAGCTAGCCCTAGATGGCAAGTGTGTCCTGAGACAGGTTTCTCTACTGGGTTTCAGCACGGGGCTTTACCATCCTTCAGATCTTTTCTAAAGACAAAAATGACAAAGTCTATAGATGGAAGAGGGGGTAATGAAgcagggaaggggaaaaagatgctgatttgtttacttttattatcattttttaaatgtggtcaggggttttatagtattttttgtttaatctttttggttattgaaaaaaatagaacagtCCACTGTCCAGCAGAGGCTGCTTCAACTCTATTGCTCGCAGGGCTCATTCTGCATGGATCTGTGTTTCAGGATGCTGCAAGGACAACTCTGCGGGCAGGAAGGCCCCTTGACCCAACGCTGTAGCATAGGTCCTGCTCTGTGGATGGGGAAAGCCAGGGGGCACATACGTCCCCATGCCGCCCCCTCCAAAGACTCCTCGCTGGTGCTGAGGCAGGGAGTGGTAATCTTCCAGGTTATCATACTGGGACACAACAGTCACACTGCTCTGGCGCTTGCCGTGTGGTTGGTACTGGTACAGCACACTGGGGTCCCTCTCCACGTTCTGGGTATGATGGAGTTTGAGGCTATGACTCCTCTCTGGTTTAGGGGGTGGGACGATTGACTGAGTGAGGTGTTCTTCCTCCTTGTAGCAGTCTCTGGAGTGTTTCTCTGGGGCAGAAGGCTGCCTAACCCAGGGTCGCTCCATCTCTTTGGAGAGCCTTACCTCTTTGTGGTTCAGTCTTAAAGATTCTTGCCCGGATGCAGCATATTTTACTCCAGAGTTGTGGTAGCTGACTGGCTCAGAAGTGTCTGGAATCCCTTTGGACCCATAATCTAACTGGCCAGCTCCCTGGGGATAAGGGGGCCCATTCTTTGACTCACAGAACTGCCTATGGCTTGCTTCTTGGTGTGCCCTGTGCTCAGGAAGACTGCAGCCCATGTCAGGAAGCTTCCTGCTCCTCAGGCTGCTCTGCTTCTGAGGCAGGGATGGCTTCTCCGGCTGCGTGCTACCATGGCCTCCGTGATGGTGGGCTCTGTCCATCTCTGCCTCGGGATGCCTCCTATAGAAGCGGTCCTCTCCCTCGGGACTGATGGCCTTGGCTGCATGGCggctctcctttccttctgccacTGAGAGAAgtccagttttcccaggatcTGATTTACTACGCAGATGGATGACATAGATCCCACCCAAGTCGTCCTGCACCGCCGGGGTCATGTTATCATATTGGGACATGACAggccctttcaccttctgccgaGCACGGCTCTCTCTCCGGATGGACTGCATGCGGTATTTTTCCATGTCCTCAAGATCCCATGAGGTGTAGGTGTGCTTCACATCAGCAGCCGGAGGCATGCTGACTACATTATGGTCGTTGGGAGAGAAATAGCCAGTCACGTTGGCCCGGGGACGTGGAGCCAAACCAGCATAACTGTACAAGCTCTTTCCTTGCAGCCTAGGATTGTAGAAAGCAAAGTCTCGATTGGGAAGGCGGTGAAGGGGTCTCAACTGGACTGTGCCATAGGCATCCACATCACACAGGGCCCCATCTGGACTGTAATAGGAACTAGAAGAACTGGAATATGGGCTATACCTGTAGTGGACCCGGCCATTCTCAAAGTAAGGCTGAAGCTGAGTGACATGATAATCTGAGCGGGCCTGGGAGGACTGATATGGCTTATATTGGTACAGAGGTCTTGGGCAGTAGGCTGGCTCATCATCTGGGGGAACTTCTGTCCGTGAAATGGGAACAGAGCGAATCATGGAAGACGGCGGAGCATGGAGAGACTGCACTCTCCGGATGGTAGGGTACGGTGGAATGTCTTCGGGGTAACAGGTATTCCTGACAGAGGAGCTCAAAGAAGACACATACTCGACCCGGCTGCATGGCTTGGAGTGGTGTCCAGATGCGTTTCTTCCTGGGGCCACATATGTGTTATAACGAAGACCCATGGAGGCTGGTGGCTCTGACCTGGCACCATACACTTGGTGCTGCTCCAATTTATTGTGATGGGGAGGTACACTCTGGGGACGGTACTGGCAGTTTGGAGTCATATTGAAATGCAAACAGTTATCTGGACCAAAGGGTTCAGTGGTGACATCGGGCCTAGCAAAGGAGGAGTAAACTGTTTTCTGAGAAGCATGCTTAGGTTGTGGGACAGGAAGTGGTAAAGGCAATGCATCGTCCACAGAGGTGGATGAAGCAGTGACAAAGGAATGATAATTTGAACTGCTGGTGGCATCTGCACTGCTGGAGTGTATGGCAGCAATCATCTTACTCTCCATCATCCTGGTGGGGGGCAGTGGTGCAGGAAAGCCACAGGGATGCGCAGGGACAGACTCGGCGCGCAGGTGCAGCAGCGGGACCCGGGCACCGTCCCGCACTTTCTCAGGCAGGCCTGGCTGGACAGCTGTAGCCATGGGACactgagcagcagcagcaccactGTCACTGATGAAGGCAGACGCAGGGTCATCCATGGCTCGAGGTTCAGGTGGCCTCTCTGGAACTGGAACTACTCCTTGAACCTATTGAAAGATGATAATACTATGGGTCTATTTTTTGTTCCCTCTATGAATCAAGTACTATTAAATTTGTAACTCACAAATTAAGGCTGGTTGGGTAGCAGCTTGAACTTTCCCAAGCCATGTGGTTGCAATGAATCTGTACCCATTTCTAGGAAAAGAAGGCTTGTGCTGCTATTTTGTACAACACCCAGTATTATCTTTGGAGAACCATTcaaagttttctaatttatgaGAGGTTTTAAATGCGAGATGAGGTTGCCTATGgcataattttaatatacaaaCCAAAAGAGAGGTTTAGTCAAGTAATGCTGTAGAGCTTAAAAATACATACCCGGTCTATTAGTCTAGCTCAGTCTCAACACAAAGGACATCTTGTTAAATTAAGAGTTAATTCTATCATCTGGGGAGACTTTTGAAATTCACAGTTGTACACAGTTAGCAGTTTTAGGGCTTCAAACATAGGGAAAGGCAATATTCAAATCAGAAGCTACTGCCTCTCTCCTACCTTTGATTCCACCTTAGTCTGGCCAAAGATAATCCTCATACTGAAAACATGCTATCCTTGAGAAGCAGTAAACACAGCATCCTCCACTAAGGTCTAAAATCTTAAGTCCTATTAATAGTTCAAGGTGACCATATAGAAGAAAAACAACCTGTGgcactttcttaaaatatgaggAAATTCAGGAAGAAACCTTAGCATTCTGCATACTACATTCTCTCATTGAAACAGGCACCTGACTATGGGACAAACTGCTGGTGAATGCTAGGAAAGTAACAAAAAATCCCAAGGCACTATAATCTCTTATACTTCCAAAAAGTCTGCAAGGCAGACAGTCTTACGAATGTTTTGAGAATGAAGTATTTTCATTGTGTAACTGTGAATAATTGGCAGAGGGTaggtaaatgacttgcccaaagtcacaatgAGTCAGTGATGgagttggaaaaaaataagaaaaagcaaccCACAACCGTAAAGCCCACTTTGTCTCATTTGATCCTGATCTCTTTGTGTTACTGGAATAAACTACCGAGACACTTTAGGAAGAAAAGGGAGCAGGTACAGTTAAGCTATAGTCATCTAGGAGCTACTCCTTTCCTGGGGAAAAGCCAGCATCAAGGTAATGGCAGACTCCAACCTCAAATGGGAACTATCTCATGGAAACCAGCCACAGGGCTTAAAAGTAATTGTTGTGTCTGACTCAAAGATAACAACACACCCTGCTGAAAAGTGACATACCTTTGGTAATAGTATATTTCATCTCACTGATATCTTCCCCTTCTTACCTTGTGGGAATTATTTAATCCTATATTGGTTGCTGCTTGTACCTGCCCCACAACTGGTGGCTGCTCTGCAGATCTCTGGGAAGGCGGAGGGGGAAGGGGACGATTAGTTCTGTGCGTGCGCTGAAGTGTGGCAGCAGCAAAATCAGCAGTGGTGGGTTGTTCAGCCACATCCCAGCTGGCTTCCTTGGTGCTCATTTGGGCTGTTGCTGGAGTAGTTGTCATGTAAGTCATGGTGGCTGTGCTGGTATTCTCTTCGGGGGACCCAGAAGGAGGGTAGATTTTATCGCTAGGTAAATTAGGAGGTGTGGGAGATTTGTCTGCAAATTCTAAAGGGTGATGGAGTTTATCCACACTTGCACCAAGATAAGAAGGAGGCTGATCTCCACTGTAGAAACGGGGTGGAGACTGGTCCTGATCCAAGAAGGAGACAGTTGGCATACTGTTcttcccagactggtcttcagGGAAACTTACATGATCATCAGACTTCTCTGAGTCTAAGGGAACTGAAGTAATTCTGGCCTTTTCTGGGTCCCCAGATAAATATGCTTGATGTGGCTGATTCCCTGTTAAGTCTACTTGGTGATGTTGCTCCCCAGATTCAGTTGTGTTGGAATGGGTAGGATCCCCAGTAGCTGTTGTCTCTGGTAGAGGATGGTCACAGTTTCCTGGTGCATTATTCTGGAGGTGGAACTGCTCTGCTGGTCGATCGGTTTGGAAATAGGCCTTATCTAGAGCAACTGCAGAGTAAGAACTGGACAGATTATCTTCAGTTGTAGCCACCGCTATGTCTCCATAATTTGTATACCCAGCCTGAGAGGTCCCTGGTCTCTTCAATGACTGAGTTGAGGCTTGCTGTGCGGACTCAGCTAATGCTAGCGCCAACATTCGGGCAACATTTTTCGGAGGCGGTGGTGGTGGGATAAGAGAGACTGAACTGACAGGAACGGAATCCTGAGGGGGGTCATGGGTAACTGCTCCTAGTGggaaattgggaaaaaaaatgagagtgaAAAGGTAGCTTACGTTATCCTAAATGGAAAGCCAAACACTCCCCATGTGATCATTAAAAAATAGGTGCCttccatatttcaaaatggcaatCCATGATCTTCTATCCCACATGCAAATGCTGTTGAAAACACATCTGgttcagaaggaaaactaaaacaaacagtGTATAAAGACTgcaatctcttcttgaattgttaCAGAgatgggggggaaaaaaagcatgtCCCTCACCTGGCTCAGAAAAGATTGCTTAGAAAACAAGCTTCAAGTGCTTGTAGACTGTTATTATGAACAGTTTTTACATTTGATGGTGTAGCTGGCTTGTTAACTTGGAAGGCtacaataaagatattttattagaagagaaaaacagaatcaaGAGCTACGCAGTTGTGCAAAAATTATCCACGAATTCTCACCGTCCAAAGAGATAAGGGGACTTTTGTGAAGATTTGAAGCAGGACCATTGGCCCTTTTGGGGAGTTTTGTTGGACTGCTTTTAATTTAGGGCTCTGAGCCATCAGCACCACCCAGAAAAGCATTCTCTTTGATTAAAGGCTAGCTGTGGACAAATTTCTCTCTTAAAAGGCACAGATGGCACACAGGATTGAAGATCCCTCTTAACTTAAAGAAAGAATGGAGGAAAACAAACGGTACCTGTCTGAGTCTGTCCAGAAGCTACAGCCTTACTCTGACTGCTTGAGACAGACTGATCCTCTTTCCCTGGCAATTCTACTTCTTCAGCAGCCACCTGGTCCAGGGGCTGGACTTCAGATTCATATGCTTCTTGGGCAACTGTctcatttgttttcatctttactaTCTGGGTGGGGGATCTATTTGTGGCATCCCTTTCTTCAACGCATTTGTCCCAGGTTGAAGATGATGCATTCTGAGCTGTGGTATTTGAGACTGTACCAATGACTTCTGACACCCGTGGTGGTAGGGTCACTGAAATTGGCTCAGATATGCTCATAGAAGGTGATTTGCTTAATTTCCGTCCTATCTTCGGAGAGAAAGCATAGACGACCTTTTCAGTAAAGGAGGATGGCTTAGATGATTTATCTTCAGTTGGGCTCAAGTCCAGGGTAAAGAATGGACTCAGTTTCTCCTGAAGAGGAGAGACAGGTTCAGAGCTTGCTGTGCTTCCTGGAGTCTGACATTGGCTACTACCTGTTTCTGCATCCTTTTTATTGGCACTTGGTTTATCCTTGGAGTATCCTGGTGAATCTAAAAAGGAAGCACCACTCTCCAGACATTCTGATTCGGCCTTAGGAGGACTACATTGAAATGACATTGGATCAAAATCCAGGCTGGCTACTCCAATGTCTGGTGGGCTCAAGTCAACATCCTCAGCTGAATGAGGAGACATAAGGGCTGGGATATGAAGCAgccctccttcctcctcactcTCATTGTCATGAGGCAGATTATCATAGGAGTTACAGCGGTTCCCCAGCATTTCTCCATTAAAAGAGGCAGACAGTGCATCACTGGAAGATCTGGGTCTTCTGGGTCGGAAGAgcttagaatcacctggaaaaaatgaataacagTGTCAAAGTAAGAACATCGTAGATACAGAATGCTGTGGTAAGTCACCTACTCAGCACAGCAGTAACTTACTATCTAGGTGAAGGAAGTGttacttctcattttctttctgaaaattcttTCAGTGCACACAGATCATTTACACTTGAGATAACAGAACTCCAAAACCAAATGCTAAATAGCAAACATGTGATAGAATCAGAGGGCGAATGCAGTATTTCATGGTCTGGAGAGGAAAAGAACTCAGAATGCTTGGATTCTATTACTAATCCAACACTGATTCTtggtgtgactttgggcaagtttttcatttctttgtgtcttaTTTTATCACTGGCCTCATATGACTTATGAGGTGGAATTAATCACTTTGAGTGGCATTTTGAATCTATAATAGCAAAATGGATGTTTTTTTTGTGGGGAAACATCCTTACAATattcaaatttctaaataaattgaacttctcaattaaaaaatcttcataatcccataaagtatttacatatatttagtaAAAAATTCCTTTCAGATACTAAACaagaacttcatttttttctttaagaataggTTTTAAGTTTCCCAAGCAGTCTTCAAGAGTGGCAGAGAGTATTACATAATTTTACGATGTTGCTAAATATCCAACTGGTAAAAAAGAAACTCTCTATTCTATTAGGATTATTTTAATTGCCAtagttaaaaagtaatttaaagagGCAGAAACtatcttaataaatataaatatattggcCGGTCACagcggttcatgcctgtgatcccagcactttgggaagctgaggtgggcagatcacctgaggtcaggagttcgagactagcctggcctaagtggcaaaaccccgtatctactaaaaatataaaaactgcttAATTATACACTTTATAAAATTATGctcccgggcatggtggcgcatgcctgtagtcccagctatttgggaggctgaggcaagataatcacttaaaccgggagttagaggttgcagtgatccaagattgcgccactgtactccaaactgggcaacaaagcgagactctgtctaacatatatatatatatatatatatattcacaaatgTATTGATCACCCATAAAATTAATTCCTTACAAATATCTTCTGCTTAACACTAGTATCCACCTAGCTTGCTGCATTGTTTTGTAGGTTATCTTGACTAGTTTAATTGAAAATCTTGGAAAACTCTTATGCTCCCATTGTAAAATCTAAAGGAAACAGTAATAACACAAGTTTTCACtagatattaataaatataaatagttaaCTTGAAATATTTTGGCTACTTTTATGTAAACTGAATAGCAGTCAtgccaaaaatgaaaagattaaagACTGCTTCCATGTGAAAGCATCAATGAATTTTAATCTGAATAATACTAAATAGACACTAGTATTCCTAGGAAATGAGTTAATAGCCTATTTATTAAgcacagatatataaaaatatactcaatTGCAGTATTCCTTTATGCAATATATTATAGAATAAAATGACTGATGCTTTTAGTCTTACCATCAACTGCATGGAGAGATGTAAGAGACTCCTCACTTTTAGCTGAACGGAGGGTTCCTTCTGCCCTGCCACCTGAAGAATAAAAAACACATAGTGTGAAGATTTcttatttgttacatatgtgGTTAATGGGATCGGTGTTTTTCTTGATACATTTAAACTTTTGAGAGTGATTAGCTGTACATTTTGACAGCAATTTAGTACTCTATTACATAATGTGTTATACTGCACATTTTGACAGCAATTTAGTACTCTATTATATAATGTGTTATACTGTTCTCAAATGGTTTCCCGTGTGAAAAATCTCTTTTCTAAAGGATTATGAATTTGAGCAGAGAGATTAACTAAGATGcttctttcttttacatttcctaAAGACCAATATGATATCTTGAATGACATCATACTGGATTTAGAGTGGGCCCTACacccaatgactggtgtcctcgtAAGAAAACACAGAGATGGCCATGTGGAGATGGAGGCAAAGATTGGAGGGATGCTGCCACACAtcaaggaatgccagcagccaccaggagcttggaaaggcaaggaaggattttTCCCTGGAGCCTCTGGAGCAAGCACAGCCCTGCTGGTACCTTGACTTCAGACTTTGAGCTTCTAGAAccatgagggaaaaaaattctgttgttttttacCACTTgacttgtggtaatttgttatgggaACTCTGGGATACTAACACAGGTAACTTTACGTACATATGTGAATCTTATTCGCTAAATATCTTCATCCTCTTTAACCCCTTGGCAGCACTACGAACACTTTCTTTTTAACCCCCTCCTCCCCTGCTGAGGATAGCAtgcatctctttttttctctgcctacCTTTGTAATCATTTCTTCTTACTCTCCTCTCATGACAATTCTTCCTTTCCCACCTTTAAACATTGCTTCTCTCCAGCATTCAGCCCTCAGCTGGCTTCTTTTCACTCTGCTCCCATCTCCTGAAATACCATTCTTAGTCTCCTGTCAGTTAGGTGAATCCCTACTTCTCCTTGAAAACCCATATCAAAGGTTGTTATTTCCTAACCACTAGTCCCTCCTCTACAAGAGTTGACAATTCCTACCACAACTGTCTCATGtaactatttcttttattttttaagagactatgtcttgctttgtcatccaggctggagtgcagtggcacaaccatagctcactgcagcctcaacctcctgggctcaagtaatcctcctgcttcagcctccggagtagctaagcctagaggtatgtgccaccaagcctcGCTTATttgcaatttattattattattattattattattattattattattattattttgtagatgcagggcctcactttgttgcccaggctggtcttgaactcctggcttcaagcgatcttcctgacttggcctcccaaagtgttgggattacaggtgtaagccactgtacctagccTAAACCACTATTTCAATAACTATGATTCTGCactaaaatttactttctcacacgTATGACTTCCCAATTtgacttggaaggcagaggtacTACCCTAATTTTCTATCTGCAGAGCCTGCTATCAAAATAGCTAGCACATGCTCTACATGATTGCAAACTGAATGACGAATTAAATGAATTGAACATTATACTTCTAACATTATCTAAGAAGTACTACTATCCTTCCTAGATTCAGAAGTTGTTAATATCAATAGAATATggcttttaaactatttttaaaagagtactTTTTCGACAGTAATAGATTTATTTGATCTAATAAGATACTCTATTAATGAGACATCTAATAAAAAATACCTTCTTTAGTTAAAAGAGTTATAAACTTGAAAGTTATGTTGAaacagttttgaaattttttagatCTGTAAAAATACAGATCAATAAATTTAGATACCATAGCAGTATTTATTTACAACAATATACAAGGTATATGTGAATTTAATCACATTTACactatatataatctatatagtttccttaagaaaagaaattgcatacttctacatatttatatataatttatgttacTCTTCAATTTAGGAATAAAGAATCGGTGAGAGAAGACACTCTGTATGTGTGACACAACTGTGAACACGTTATGGAAGCAGATCATAACAATATGTGAAGAACGTGCCCAGAACAACCGAAGACCATCATGACAGCAGCAGAAGTGAGAATCTCCCAGGCACTCACCTTTCAGAGCCATGGCTTTCATCTCTGAAGGCTCACTCTCATTCCGCTGCAGCTTTCGTTTAGAAACAGATGATGATTTCCCCA from Homo sapiens chromosome 11, GRCh38.p14 Primary Assembly encodes:
- the ARHGAP32 gene encoding rho GTPase-activating protein 32 isoform X2 — protein: MKSSVHSEEDDFVPELHRNVHPRERPDWEETLSAMARGADVPEIPGDLTLKTCGSTASMKVKHVKKSTTPGLMGCDNIHRLPFTKGHFPKMAECAHFHYENVEFGSIQLSLSEEQNEVMKNGCESKELVYLVQIACQGKSWIVKRSYEDFRVLDKHLHLCIYDRRFSQLSELPRSDTLKDSPESVTQMLMAYLSRLSAIAGNKINCGPALTWMEIDNKGNHLLVHEESSINTPAVGAAHVIKRYTARAPDELTLEVGDIVSVIDMPPKVLSTWWRGKHGFQVGLFPGHCVELINQKVPQSVTNSVPKPVSKKHGKLITFLRTFMKSRPTKQKLKQRGILKERVFGCDLGEHLLNSGFEVPQVLQSCTAFIERYGIVDGIYRLSGVASNIQRLRHEFDSEHVPDLTKEPYVQDIHSVGSLCKLYFRELPNPLLTYQLYEKFSDAVSAATDEERLIKIHDVIQQLPPPHYRTLEFLMRHLSLLADYCSITNMHAKNLAIVWAPNLLRSKQIESACFSGTAAFMEVRIQSVVVEFILNHVDVLFSGRISMAMQEGAASLSRPKSLLVSSPSTKLLTLEEAQARTQAQVNSPIVTENKYIEVGEGPAALQGKFHTIIEFPLERKRPQNKMKKSPVGSWRSFFNLGKSSSVSKRKLQRNESEPSEMKAMALKGGRAEGTLRSAKSEESLTSLHAVDGDSKLFRPRRPRSSSDALSASFNGEMLGNRCNSYDNLPHDNESEEEGGLLHIPALMSPHSAEDVDLSPPDIGVASLDFDPMSFQCSPPKAESECLESGASFLDSPGYSKDKPSANKKDAETGSSQCQTPGSTASSEPVSPLQEKLSPFFTLDLSPTEDKSSKPSSFTEKVVYAFSPKIGRKLSKSPSMSISEPISVTLPPRVSEVIGTVSNTTAQNASSSTWDKCVEERDATNRSPTQIVKMKTNETVAQEAYESEVQPLDQVAAEEVELPGKEDQSVSSSQSKAVASGQTQTGAVTHDPPQDSVPVSSVSLIPPPPPPKNVARMLALALAESAQQASTQSLKRPGTSQAGYTNYGDIAVATTEDNLSSSYSAVALDKAYFQTDRPAEQFHLQNNAPGNCDHPLPETTATGDPTHSNTTESGEQHHQVDLTGNQPHQAYLSGDPEKARITSVPLDSEKSDDHVSFPEDQSGKNSMPTVSFLDQDQSPPRFYSGDQPPSYLGASVDKLHHPLEFADKSPTPPNLPSDKIYPPSGSPEENTSTATMTYMTTTPATAQMSTKEASWDVAEQPTTADFAAATLQRTHRTNRPLPPPPSQRSAEQPPVVGQVQAATNIGLNNSHKVQGVVPVPERPPEPRAMDDPASAFISDSGAAAAQCPMATAVQPGLPEKVRDGARVPLLHLRAESVPAHPCGFPAPLPPTRMMESKMIAAIHSSSADATSSSNYHSFVTASSTSVDDALPLPLPVPQPKHASQKTVYSSFARPDVTTEPFGPDNCLHFNMTPNCQYRPQSVPPHHNKLEQHQVYGARSEPPASMGLRYNTYVAPGRNASGHHSKPCSRVEYVSSLSSSVRNTCYPEDIPPYPTIRRVQSLHAPPSSMIRSVPISRTEVPPDDEPAYCPRPLYQYKPYQSSQARSDYHVTQLQPYFENGRVHYRYSPYSSSSSSYYSPDGALCDVDAYGTVQLRPLHRLPNRDFAFYNPRLQGKSLYSYAGLAPRPRANVTGYFSPNDHNVVSMPPAADVKHTYTSWDLEDMEKYRMQSIRRESRARQKVKGPVMSQYDNMTPAVQDDLGGIYVIHLRSKSDPGKTGLLSVAEGKESRHAAKAISPEGEDRFYRRHPEAEMDRAHHHGGHGSTQPEKPSLPQKQSSLRSRKLPDMGCSLPEHRAHQEASHRQFCESKNGPPYPQGAGQLDYGSKGIPDTSEPVSYHNSGVKYAASGQESLRLNHKEVRLSKEMERPWVRQPSAPEKHSRDCYKEEEHLTQSIVPPPKPERSHSLKLHHTQNVERDPSVLYQYQPHGKRQSSVTVVSQYDNLEDYHSLPQHQRGVFGGGGMGTYVPPGFPHPQSRTYATALGQGAFLPAELSLQHPETQIHAE